One segment of Balaenoptera ricei isolate mBalRic1 chromosome 8, mBalRic1.hap2, whole genome shotgun sequence DNA contains the following:
- the USH1C gene encoding harmonin isoform X1 gives MDRKVAREFRHKVDFLIENDAEKDYLYDVLRMYHQTMDVAVLVGDLKLVINEPSRLPLFDAIRPLIPLKHQVEYDQLTPRRSRKLKEVRLDRLHPEGLGLSVRGGLEFGCGLFISHLIKGGQADSVGLQVGDEIVRINGYSISSCTHEEVINLIRTKKTVSIKVRHIGLIPVKSSPDEPLKWQYVDQFVSESGGGRTSLGSPSSQENKEKKVFISLVGSRGLGCSISSGPIQKPGIFISHVKPGSLSAEVGLETGDQIVEVNGIDFSNLDHKEAVNVLKSSRSLTISIVAGAGRELFMTDRERLAEVRQRELQRQELLMQKRLAMESNKILQEQQEMERQRKKEIAQKAAEENERYRKEMEQIMEEEEKFKKQWEEDWGSKEQLLSPKTITAEVHPVPLRKPKYELGVDPEFDPADDLDGGTEKQGEQDFRKYEEGFDPYSMFTPEQIVGKDVRLLRIKKEGALDLALEGGVDSPIGKVVISAVYEGGAAERHGGIVKGDEVMAINGKIVTDYTLAEAEAALQKAWNQGDWIDLVIAVCPPKEYDDELTFF, from the exons AACCATGGACGTGGCCGTGCTTGTGGGAGACCTGAAGCTGGTCATCAACGAGCCCAGCCGCCTGCCCCTGTTTGACGCCATCAGGCCTCTGATCCCACTGAAGCACCAGGTGGAGTACGACCAACTAACCCCCCGGCGCTCCAG GAAGCTGAAGGAGGTGCGTCTGGACCGGCTGCACCCCGAAGGCCTCGGCCTTAGCGTGCGTGGCGGCCTCGAGTTCGGCTGCGGGCTCTTCATCTCCCACCTCATCAAAGGCGGCCAGGCAGACAGCGTCGGGCTCCAG GTAGGGGACGAGATCGTCCGGATCAATGGGTATTCCATCTCCTCCTGCACGCATGAGGAGGTCATCAACCTCATCCGCACCAAGAAGACTGTGTCCATCAAAGTGAGAC ACATCGGCCTGATCCCTGTGAAGAG CTCTCCCGATGAGCCCCTCAAATGGCAGTATGTGGATCAGTTTGTGTCGGAATCTGGG GGTGGGAGGACCAGTCTGGGCTCCCCCAGCAGTCAGGAAAACAAGGAGAAGAAGGTCTTCATCAGCCTGGTGGGCTCCCGGGGCCTTGGCTGCAG CATTTCCAGCGGCCCCATCCAGAAACCCGGCATCTTCATCAGCCACGTGAAGCCTGGCTCCCTGTCTGCTGAGGTGGGGTTGGAG ACAGGGGACCAGATTGTCGAAGTCAATGGCATCGACTTCTCCAACCTGGACCACAAGGAG GCCGTGAACGTGCTGAAGAGTAGCCGCAGCCTGACCATCTCCATCGTAGCTGGAGCG GGCCGGGAGCTGTTCATGACAGACCGGGAGCGGCTGGCAGAGGTCCGGCAGCGCGAGCTGCAGCGACAGGAGCTTCTGATGCAGAAGCGGCTGGCAATGGAATCCAACAAGATCCTCCAGGAGCAGCAGGAGATGGAGCGGCA aaggaaaaaggaaattgcCCAGAAGGCAGCAGAGGAAAATGAGAGATACCGGAAGGAGATGGAACA GAtcatggaggaggaagagaagtttAAGAAGCAGTGGGAAGAAGACTGGGGCTCAAAGGAACAGCTCCTGTCGCCTAAAACCATCACCGCCGAGGTGCACCCAGTACCCCTTCGCAAGCCAAAGT ATGAGCTGGGAGTGGACCCCGAGTTTGACCCGGCAGATGACCTGGACGGAGGCACGGAAAAGCAGGGAGAGCAG GATTTCCGGAAATACGAGGAAGGCTTTGACCCCTACTCCATG TTCACCCCGGAGCAGATCGTAGGAAAGGATGTCCGGCTCCTGCGCATTAAGAAG GAGGGAGCCTTAGACCTGGCCCTGGAAGGCGGAGTGGACTCCCCGATCGGGAAGGTGGTCATCTCGGCTGTTTACGAGGGCGGAGCCGCTGAGCGGCACG GTGGCATTGTGAAAGGGGATGAGGTCATGGCCATCAATGGCAAGATCGTGACGGACTACACCCTGGCTGAGGCTGAGGCTGCCCTGCAGAAGGCCTGGAATCAGGGG GACTGGATCGACCTTGTCATTGCCGTCTGTCCCCCCAAGGAGTATGACGATGAGCT GACCTTCTTCTGA
- the USH1C gene encoding harmonin isoform X2 — protein MDVAVLVGDLKLVINEPSRLPLFDAIRPLIPLKHQVEYDQLTPRRSRKLKEVRLDRLHPEGLGLSVRGGLEFGCGLFISHLIKGGQADSVGLQVGDEIVRINGYSISSCTHEEVINLIRTKKTVSIKVRHIGLIPVKSSPDEPLKWQYVDQFVSESGGGRTSLGSPSSQENKEKKVFISLVGSRGLGCSISSGPIQKPGIFISHVKPGSLSAEVGLETGDQIVEVNGIDFSNLDHKEAVNVLKSSRSLTISIVAGAGRELFMTDRERLAEVRQRELQRQELLMQKRLAMESNKILQEQQEMERQRKKEIAQKAAEENERYRKEMEQIMEEEEKFKKQWEEDWGSKEQLLSPKTITAEVHPVPLRKPKYELGVDPEFDPADDLDGGTEKQGEQDFRKYEEGFDPYSMFTPEQIVGKDVRLLRIKKEGALDLALEGGVDSPIGKVVISAVYEGGAAERHGGIVKGDEVMAINGKIVTDYTLAEAEAALQKAWNQGDWIDLVIAVCPPKEYDDELTFF, from the exons ATGGACGTGGCCGTGCTTGTGGGAGACCTGAAGCTGGTCATCAACGAGCCCAGCCGCCTGCCCCTGTTTGACGCCATCAGGCCTCTGATCCCACTGAAGCACCAGGTGGAGTACGACCAACTAACCCCCCGGCGCTCCAG GAAGCTGAAGGAGGTGCGTCTGGACCGGCTGCACCCCGAAGGCCTCGGCCTTAGCGTGCGTGGCGGCCTCGAGTTCGGCTGCGGGCTCTTCATCTCCCACCTCATCAAAGGCGGCCAGGCAGACAGCGTCGGGCTCCAG GTAGGGGACGAGATCGTCCGGATCAATGGGTATTCCATCTCCTCCTGCACGCATGAGGAGGTCATCAACCTCATCCGCACCAAGAAGACTGTGTCCATCAAAGTGAGAC ACATCGGCCTGATCCCTGTGAAGAG CTCTCCCGATGAGCCCCTCAAATGGCAGTATGTGGATCAGTTTGTGTCGGAATCTGGG GGTGGGAGGACCAGTCTGGGCTCCCCCAGCAGTCAGGAAAACAAGGAGAAGAAGGTCTTCATCAGCCTGGTGGGCTCCCGGGGCCTTGGCTGCAG CATTTCCAGCGGCCCCATCCAGAAACCCGGCATCTTCATCAGCCACGTGAAGCCTGGCTCCCTGTCTGCTGAGGTGGGGTTGGAG ACAGGGGACCAGATTGTCGAAGTCAATGGCATCGACTTCTCCAACCTGGACCACAAGGAG GCCGTGAACGTGCTGAAGAGTAGCCGCAGCCTGACCATCTCCATCGTAGCTGGAGCG GGCCGGGAGCTGTTCATGACAGACCGGGAGCGGCTGGCAGAGGTCCGGCAGCGCGAGCTGCAGCGACAGGAGCTTCTGATGCAGAAGCGGCTGGCAATGGAATCCAACAAGATCCTCCAGGAGCAGCAGGAGATGGAGCGGCA aaggaaaaaggaaattgcCCAGAAGGCAGCAGAGGAAAATGAGAGATACCGGAAGGAGATGGAACA GAtcatggaggaggaagagaagtttAAGAAGCAGTGGGAAGAAGACTGGGGCTCAAAGGAACAGCTCCTGTCGCCTAAAACCATCACCGCCGAGGTGCACCCAGTACCCCTTCGCAAGCCAAAGT ATGAGCTGGGAGTGGACCCCGAGTTTGACCCGGCAGATGACCTGGACGGAGGCACGGAAAAGCAGGGAGAGCAG GATTTCCGGAAATACGAGGAAGGCTTTGACCCCTACTCCATG TTCACCCCGGAGCAGATCGTAGGAAAGGATGTCCGGCTCCTGCGCATTAAGAAG GAGGGAGCCTTAGACCTGGCCCTGGAAGGCGGAGTGGACTCCCCGATCGGGAAGGTGGTCATCTCGGCTGTTTACGAGGGCGGAGCCGCTGAGCGGCACG GTGGCATTGTGAAAGGGGATGAGGTCATGGCCATCAATGGCAAGATCGTGACGGACTACACCCTGGCTGAGGCTGAGGCTGCCCTGCAGAAGGCCTGGAATCAGGGG GACTGGATCGACCTTGTCATTGCCGTCTGTCCCCCCAAGGAGTATGACGATGAGCT GACCTTCTTCTGA